The following are from one region of the Chloracidobacterium sp. genome:
- the pyrF gene encoding orotidine-5'-phosphate decarboxylase, whose protein sequence is MKPIQSPDHQQLDAKSRIIVALDVDSAEAAREIVRELSNSVGGFKIGLQLFTAEGPSIVREFVEDGSRIFLDLKFHDIPNTAAKASVEAARCGVWMFNLHTAGGSEMMRRSVGEVGDICEREGLVRPLIIGVTVLTSMAPDALVETGIERSMDEQVKRLSVLAAECGLDGVVASALEAQMIRRSVENREFCIVTPGVRPASGTFDDQSRVSTPGAALAAGADFLVIGRPIVRAQNRSTAVANIVSEIELALNEMNFDETSN, encoded by the coding sequence ATGAAACCCATTCAAAGCCCCGATCACCAACAGCTTGACGCAAAGAGCCGCATTATCGTCGCTCTCGATGTCGATTCCGCCGAGGCGGCTCGTGAGATCGTCCGCGAATTAAGCAACAGCGTCGGCGGGTTTAAGATCGGCCTTCAGCTTTTCACTGCGGAAGGCCCTTCGATCGTCCGCGAGTTTGTCGAAGACGGCTCCCGGATCTTTCTTGACCTCAAGTTTCACGACATTCCGAATACGGCCGCAAAAGCGTCTGTCGAGGCGGCCAGGTGCGGTGTCTGGATGTTCAACCTGCATACTGCTGGCGGATCTGAGATGATGCGGAGGTCGGTCGGGGAAGTCGGTGATATCTGCGAGCGCGAGGGGTTGGTTCGGCCGTTGATAATCGGTGTTACGGTATTGACGAGTATGGCACCGGACGCATTGGTTGAGACCGGAATTGAACGTTCGATGGACGAGCAAGTAAAACGGCTCTCGGTTTTGGCTGCCGAGTGCGGACTCGACGGTGTGGTCGCCTCGGCCTTAGAGGCTCAAATGATAAGACGGTCGGTCGAGAACCGGGAATTTTGTATCGTAACGCCCGGCGTAAGGCCCGCGTCCGGAACTTTTGACGATCAATCACGTGTAAGTACACCGGGAGCGGCCCTTGCGGCCGGTGCCGATTTTCTTGTGATCGGACGTCCGATCGTTCGCGCCCAAAACCGCTCAACAGCAGTTGCTAACATCGTTTCCGAGATCGAATTAGCTTTGAATGAAATGAATTTTGACGAGACAAGCAATTAG
- a CDS encoding 2-nitropropane dioxygenase, with product MSEKFTVLCPCCESTLTIDAQTGAMLAHEEKKKVTGSFEDLKGELSKQKELRDQLFAQEMSSMKDRERLLEEKFKEALKRADTDIGKPFKNPLDLD from the coding sequence ATGAGCGAGAAATTCACAGTCCTGTGTCCTTGCTGCGAATCGACGTTGACGATCGACGCGCAAACAGGTGCGATGTTGGCACACGAAGAGAAAAAGAAGGTAACCGGTTCCTTTGAAGATCTGAAGGGTGAACTTTCAAAACAAAAAGAACTTCGCGATCAGTTGTTTGCTCAAGAGATGTCGTCGATGAAGGACCGCGAACGATTGCTCGAAGAAAAATTCAAGGAAGCTCTGAAGCGTGCAGATACCGACATCGGTAAGCCCTTTAAAAATCCGCTTGACCTCGATTGA
- the feoB gene encoding ferrous iron transport protein B, with translation MDTERSNSQILNIALAGNPNAGKTTLFNVLTGLNQKVANYPGVTVERKTGNWSVKDSPALLTDLPGLYSLDATSLDEKIACDVLTGEQLGTVRPDAVVAVVDATNLERNLYLVTQIVETGIPVVVALTMIDVFEKQKHVIDLARLSEFIGVPVVAVNAKNGRGLAELADAVGNATKRGGTTPTIETNRKESENSTIFSRYKFISDAIQASVKHNDRDAHRVTDRIDRLLTHRVFGLVILLGILLLLFQAIFTWAAVPMDLLDQGFGALGDTVRASLPPGVLTDLIVDGVIAGVGGVMVFLPQILLLFLFISILEDSGYMARAAFLLDKIMSRVGLHGKAFLPLISSFACAIPGIMATRTIEGRRDRFATIMIAPLMSCSARLPVYTLMISAFFAGQYFFGFVSVGAVLMLAMYSLGITAAIIVAFLLKRTVLKAPPTPFIMELPPYRMPSLRTVLQNMFERSWLFVKRAGTVILAISIILWALAYFPRISETTNDVSGVEVAGESRQLEQSYAGMLGRTIEPVIQPLGFDWKIGVALIASFAAREVLVSTLSIIYNVGRDANEESETLISAIREAKREDGTPVWSPLTAITLMVFFVLAMQCMSTVAVVRRETNSWLWTMFMVAYMTVLAYTAAFATFQAGSYFGY, from the coding sequence ATGGATACTGAAAGATCGAACTCTCAGATTCTCAACATCGCTCTTGCCGGCAACCCGAACGCTGGCAAGACGACACTATTCAACGTCTTAACCGGCCTCAATCAAAAAGTAGCGAACTATCCGGGTGTGACCGTCGAACGCAAGACCGGTAATTGGAGCGTTAAAGACTCCCCCGCGTTGCTGACCGATCTGCCCGGGCTTTATAGTCTTGACGCCACCTCTCTTGATGAGAAGATCGCATGCGATGTTTTGACAGGTGAGCAGCTGGGAACGGTGCGTCCTGACGCGGTCGTCGCGGTCGTTGATGCGACGAATCTCGAACGCAACCTGTATCTTGTCACTCAGATTGTGGAAACCGGTATTCCGGTCGTAGTCGCGTTGACGATGATCGACGTCTTTGAAAAGCAGAAGCACGTGATCGATCTCGCACGACTGTCGGAGTTCATTGGTGTTCCCGTCGTCGCCGTCAACGCGAAGAACGGACGCGGCCTTGCCGAACTTGCTGACGCTGTTGGTAATGCGACCAAAAGAGGCGGGACGACTCCGACCATCGAGACCAACCGAAAGGAATCTGAGAATTCCACGATCTTTTCGCGCTACAAATTCATTTCCGACGCCATTCAGGCGTCAGTGAAGCACAACGACCGTGATGCCCACCGTGTGACCGATCGTATCGATCGGCTCTTGACGCATCGCGTGTTCGGGCTCGTTATACTTCTCGGGATCCTGCTTCTTTTGTTTCAGGCGATCTTCACGTGGGCCGCAGTGCCGATGGATCTATTGGATCAGGGATTCGGAGCCCTGGGGGACACGGTTCGGGCCAGCCTGCCTCCTGGCGTGCTAACCGATCTTATAGTTGACGGCGTGATCGCGGGCGTTGGCGGTGTGATGGTCTTCTTACCCCAGATCCTTCTTCTTTTCCTATTCATTTCGATCTTGGAGGATTCGGGATACATGGCCCGAGCGGCGTTCTTGCTTGACAAGATAATGAGCCGAGTCGGGCTCCACGGCAAAGCATTCTTACCGCTAATAAGTAGCTTCGCTTGTGCGATACCGGGAATCATGGCGACCAGGACGATCGAAGGGAGACGCGATCGGTTTGCAACGATCATGATCGCGCCGCTGATGAGCTGTTCGGCGAGGTTGCCTGTTTACACACTCATGATATCTGCGTTCTTTGCGGGCCAGTATTTCTTTGGGTTTGTCTCGGTGGGCGCGGTGCTCATGCTGGCAATGTATTCGCTCGGCATCACCGCTGCGATCATCGTCGCATTTCTTCTGAAACGGACTGTGCTCAAGGCTCCGCCGACGCCCTTTATAATGGAACTTCCGCCGTACCGGATGCCGAGCCTTCGCACTGTTTTGCAGAACATGTTCGAAAGGTCGTGGCTTTTCGTGAAGCGGGCCGGAACCGTGATCCTTGCGATCTCGATCATCCTCTGGGCACTGGCATATTTTCCGCGGATCTCCGAAACGACGAACGATGTGTCTGGCGTGGAGGTCGCCGGCGAAAGTAGGCAGCTTGAACAGAGCTATGCCGGAATGCTCGGCCGAACGATCGAGCCGGTGATACAGCCGCTGGGTTTCGATTGGAAGATAGGCGTCGCTTTGATCGCGAGTTTTGCAGCTCGCGAAGTTCTGGTTTCGACCCTCAGTATCATCTACAACGTCGGTAGGGACGCCAACGAGGAGTCCGAGACACTGATCTCTGCGATCCGTGAGGCCAAACGAGAAGACGGCACACCGGTGTGGTCGCCTTTGACCGCGATCACTCTTATGGTATTTTTCGTACTCGCGATGCAGTGTATGTCGACCGTCGCGGTGGTGCGGCGCGAGACCAATTCCTGGTTGTGGACGATGTTCATGGTCGCCTACATGACCGTGCTCGCATACACGGCCGCCTTTGCTACTTTTCAAGCGGGTTCGTATTTCGGATATTGA
- the glnA gene encoding type I glutamate--ammonia ligase, protein MNAKNVLHYAADQEAKFVSVRFTDLPGSWHHLTFPIAHLTEDSFEDGFGFDASSLRGWAAINESDMLLVPDASRFWMDPFTDEPTLCLIANVMEPITKEGYGLDPRSVAVRAESYLKFTGIADTVFVGPEAEFFVFDEVSFHNEQQSAGFSVDSEEGHWNTRRRGSDLNPNSGYHIRPKEGYVPVAPMDTLVDLRNTMSSILAEVGINVECHHHEVATAGQCEIDFKFSNLLHTADNLMLFKYVVKNTASVHGKTATFMPKPLYGDNGSGMHVHQSLWKDGVPLFAGDQYAGLSEMAKFYIGGLLKHAPALVAFAAPTTNSYKRLVPGFEAPVNLAYSARNRSAAVRIPMFSPSPKAKRLEFRPPDPSCNPYITFAALLMAGLDGIQNRIDPGEPLDKDIYDLPPEELANVPSLPGSLDEALIALENDHDFLLKGDVFTTSMIERWIKYKREKEITPLRLRPHPLEYSMYYDI, encoded by the coding sequence ATGAACGCCAAGAATGTTTTGCACTACGCCGCCGATCAGGAGGCAAAGTTCGTTTCAGTCCGGTTTACTGATCTTCCAGGGTCGTGGCACCATTTAACGTTTCCTATCGCGCATCTTACCGAGGATTCATTTGAAGACGGCTTTGGGTTTGACGCGTCGTCACTCCGCGGCTGGGCCGCGATCAATGAATCGGACATGCTCCTGGTGCCGGACGCATCAAGGTTTTGGATGGACCCTTTCACCGACGAACCTACGTTATGCTTGATCGCAAATGTAATGGAGCCGATCACAAAAGAAGGCTACGGACTCGATCCACGGTCGGTCGCTGTCAGAGCTGAAAGTTACCTCAAATTTACCGGCATCGCCGACACCGTCTTTGTCGGGCCCGAGGCCGAGTTCTTTGTTTTTGATGAGGTATCGTTTCACAACGAGCAACAGTCTGCTGGCTTCAGCGTTGATTCTGAAGAGGGACATTGGAACACCCGCCGGCGCGGTAGTGACCTTAACCCGAACTCCGGATATCATATCCGCCCGAAGGAAGGCTATGTTCCGGTCGCCCCGATGGATACGCTTGTCGACCTGCGCAACACGATGTCAAGCATTCTTGCGGAAGTAGGTATCAACGTCGAATGTCATCATCATGAAGTAGCCACGGCCGGTCAATGCGAGATCGATTTCAAATTTTCAAATCTGCTGCACACTGCCGACAACCTCATGCTCTTCAAGTATGTGGTCAAGAACACCGCCTCGGTTCACGGCAAAACGGCGACCTTCATGCCGAAACCGCTTTACGGCGACAATGGATCAGGGATGCACGTCCACCAGTCATTGTGGAAAGACGGCGTGCCGCTTTTTGCGGGTGATCAATATGCCGGATTGTCTGAAATGGCGAAGTTCTATATTGGCGGGCTGCTTAAGCATGCACCGGCGCTTGTCGCGTTCGCCGCGCCGACCACTAACAGCTACAAACGCTTGGTTCCAGGCTTTGAAGCACCAGTAAACCTGGCGTATTCGGCTCGAAATCGATCTGCGGCCGTGCGGATCCCGATGTTCTCTCCTTCTCCGAAAGCCAAGCGACTCGAGTTCCGTCCACCGGACCCAAGCTGCAATCCGTATATCACGTTTGCGGCTTTGCTAATGGCTGGCCTTGATGGGATACAAAATCGGATAGATCCCGGCGAACCGCTCGACAAGGATATCTATGATCTTCCACCCGAAGAACTGGCGAATGTGCCTTCATTGCCAGGTTCTCTGGATGAAGCGCTGATCGCACTCGAGAATGATCACGACTTTCTTCTAAAGGGTGACGTGTTCACGACCTCGATGATCGAGCGTTGGATCAAATATAAGCGCGAAAAAGAGATCACGCCGCTTCGACTACGGCCGCACCCGCTTGAATATTCGATGTATTATGATATTTAA
- a CDS encoding M3 family metallopeptidase, whose product MLAAFTGFGLYMSSETISSASTSEKENTIENPLVAEWSGPFGGVPAFDKVKVADFKPALEEAMAEQLAEIDKIANNSEPPNFENTIAAMERAGSKMERVSTIYFIWSGNMKDAAFAAVEREMAPKFAAMGDKITQNENLFKRIEAVYNSPEKQKLTSEQQRLVWVRYTNFVRAGARLNSEQKARLSQINQQLASLFTKFGQNLLKDENEQYVHLRSESELSGMSQSYKDAAASAAASKKVDGWIVSNTRSSVDPFLTYSERRDLREKVWKMFVNRGDGGGATDNNATITEILQLRAERAKMLGYQTHAHWRLENAMAKTPERAMELLEAVWTPAVERVKEEVRDMQALADKEGAKITIEPWDYRYYMEKVRKERYDLDANEVKQYLQLDKIRDAMFFVAGELFNFTFSPVKNVPVFHPDVTVWEVKDKTSGKHVGLWYFDPYARDGKRSGAWMNAYRSQERMDKPITTIVSNNSNFVKGKPGEPVLISWDDASTMFHEFGHALHGLSSDVTYPTLSGTNVARDYVEFPSQLLEHWLSTPQVLQKYAVHYQTGKPIPQSLVDKIEKSATFNQGFATTEYLSSALIDMKLHLAGSQLIDPDKFERETLASLGMPRELVMRHRTPQFAHAFGSDGYSAGYYSYLWSDVITADSFGAFTEGKGPYDKAVGKKLVKNIFSVGNTIDPAEAYRNFRGRDPKVEALMKKRGF is encoded by the coding sequence ATGCTCGCCGCATTTACGGGGTTTGGTCTATATATGTCTTCAGAAACTATTTCAAGTGCGTCAACGTCTGAGAAAGAAAATACGATCGAAAATCCACTGGTTGCAGAATGGTCAGGTCCGTTCGGCGGAGTTCCTGCTTTCGACAAAGTGAAGGTCGCGGATTTCAAACCCGCTCTCGAAGAAGCGATGGCAGAGCAGTTGGCCGAGATCGACAAGATCGCAAACAACAGCGAACCGCCGAATTTTGAGAACACGATCGCCGCGATGGAACGGGCGGGTTCAAAAATGGAGCGTGTTAGCACGATCTATTTTATCTGGAGCGGAAATATGAAGGACGCCGCTTTCGCAGCAGTTGAGCGTGAAATGGCTCCGAAATTTGCTGCGATGGGCGATAAGATCACTCAAAACGAAAATCTCTTCAAGCGGATAGAGGCCGTTTATAATTCACCGGAAAAACAGAAACTCACGTCTGAGCAGCAGAGGTTGGTATGGGTACGTTACACCAACTTTGTGCGAGCCGGCGCTCGTTTGAACTCGGAACAAAAAGCACGGCTTTCACAGATCAATCAGCAGTTGGCCAGTCTGTTTACCAAATTTGGCCAGAATCTATTAAAAGACGAAAACGAACAATACGTGCACCTTAGGTCTGAGTCCGAGCTTTCCGGAATGTCACAGTCATACAAGGATGCCGCAGCTTCGGCCGCCGCTTCGAAAAAGGTCGATGGTTGGATAGTTTCGAACACCCGGTCTTCGGTCGATCCGTTCCTAACCTATTCTGAGCGTAGAGACCTTAGGGAAAAGGTCTGGAAGATGTTCGTTAATCGTGGCGACGGCGGCGGTGCGACCGATAACAACGCGACGATCACCGAAATCCTCCAGCTTCGTGCTGAGCGGGCAAAAATGCTCGGCTATCAGACGCATGCCCATTGGCGGCTTGAAAATGCGATGGCCAAAACGCCCGAACGTGCAATGGAGCTCTTGGAAGCAGTATGGACACCCGCCGTCGAACGTGTAAAAGAAGAGGTCCGCGATATGCAGGCTTTGGCAGATAAAGAAGGCGCAAAAATAACGATCGAACCATGGGATTATCGCTACTACATGGAAAAGGTCCGAAAAGAGCGTTATGACCTGGACGCCAACGAGGTGAAACAGTATTTGCAGCTCGACAAGATCCGGGATGCAATGTTTTTCGTTGCCGGCGAGCTCTTCAATTTCACCTTTTCGCCGGTAAAGAACGTTCCGGTCTTTCACCCGGATGTTACGGTTTGGGAAGTAAAGGACAAAACCTCTGGCAAACACGTCGGACTTTGGTATTTCGATCCGTACGCACGTGACGGAAAGCGATCCGGTGCATGGATGAACGCATACCGCAGCCAGGAGCGGATGGATAAGCCGATAACTACGATAGTTTCGAACAACTCGAATTTCGTAAAGGGCAAACCTGGAGAACCTGTGCTTATCTCCTGGGATGACGCATCAACAATGTTCCATGAGTTTGGACATGCACTGCACGGCCTTTCATCCGACGTTACTTACCCGACGTTGTCAGGAACCAACGTCGCGCGAGATTATGTGGAGTTTCCTTCTCAGTTGCTTGAGCATTGGCTTTCGACGCCGCAGGTGCTTCAGAAATACGCGGTTCACTACCAGACCGGCAAGCCGATACCCCAAAGCCTTGTCGATAAGATCGAAAAGTCGGCGACGTTCAATCAGGGATTTGCAACGACCGAATACCTATCAAGCGCGTTGATCGACATGAAGCTTCACCTTGCAGGATCACAGTTGATCGACCCAGACAAGTTCGAACGCGAGACACTGGCATCGCTTGGGATGCCTCGTGAATTGGTAATGAGACATAGAACTCCGCAGTTTGCTCATGCCTTTGGCAGCGACGGCTATTCGGCGGGTTATTACAGCTACCTATGGTCCGATGTCATCACTGCGGATTCCTTCGGAGCATTTACCGAGGGCAAAGGGCCGTATGATAAGGCAGTTGGCAAAAAGCTCGTAAAGAACATCTTTTCGGTCGGCAACACGATCGACCCGGCCGAGGCATACCGCAATTTTCGCGGCCGTGACCCAAAGGTGGAAGCACTGATGAAGAAACGCGGATTTTGA
- a CDS encoding DUF1570 domain-containing protein, which produces MTDKSVPQPLLIVIFVFVAAFAIPAVAQDKWTSARSTNFHLIGDAKEAEIRRVATRLEQFREVFVQLFPSLRYSSPVPTTVIVFRNEKAFRPYKPQSADGKAAKWVAGYFSPREDANYIVLSTEGESRQTYQTIYHEYVHYLVNNSFGRSRVPPWFNEGLAEYYDQFSIEGDIRVNLGDLNNNHLYTLQNTKLIPLQQFFSIDYFTLHQQGSHSANIFYAQSWALMHYLIHGKGGNRANEINAYLNAIGKGETPEAAFRAAFKTSFEEMEKELRRYVGQSTYKGFQITFKNKLVFDDEIKTEPMSLAAANAYLGDLLLGSGRIEEAEARLAESLAAETDNILANSTMGMAKMRQRKFADAKGFLEKARRAETAGHLVHYRYAYVLSREAMDGNGWVANYSDEAARTIRESLRKAIAANPNFPESYSLLAFIALVRNDEIDEAIGQIRTALRLSPGNENYMLHLAGLHGRKRDFDEAKRLAEGVYKTAQDPNVRTRARSVLQNVSDLQRYSEREKKIAGGQAEPDIGESGLRRQSVVVVGADEELTEEKLKELAAAAELESLNRILRKPQAGEKRILGHLNGIECSRDSITFLIEEGSATVRLTSKDFQGLELTSYVDVPDLQIGCGSIKQPIWAVITYVPEQDQKKKTAGRIIAIDIVPERLKSIE; this is translated from the coding sequence ATGACCGACAAAAGTGTCCCACAGCCTTTGCTGATAGTAATTTTCGTATTCGTCGCCGCGTTTGCAATTCCGGCCGTGGCTCAGGATAAATGGACCTCGGCGCGTTCGACCAATTTTCACTTGATCGGCGATGCTAAAGAAGCTGAGATCAGACGTGTCGCGACGCGGCTTGAGCAGTTCCGGGAGGTATTCGTTCAGCTGTTTCCGTCGTTGAGGTATTCGTCGCCGGTACCGACTACCGTCATCGTTTTTCGCAATGAGAAGGCGTTTCGTCCATATAAACCCCAGTCCGCAGACGGTAAAGCTGCAAAGTGGGTGGCGGGCTATTTCTCACCGCGAGAAGACGCAAATTACATCGTGCTCTCCACTGAGGGCGAATCGCGACAAACTTATCAAACGATTTATCACGAGTATGTTCACTACCTTGTGAACAACAGTTTCGGCCGGTCCAGGGTGCCGCCGTGGTTCAATGAAGGGCTGGCAGAATACTACGACCAGTTTTCTATCGAGGGTGATATTCGGGTTAATCTCGGGGATCTCAACAACAACCACTTGTACACGCTTCAGAACACGAAACTTATTCCGCTCCAGCAGTTCTTTTCGATCGACTACTTCACGCTTCACCAGCAGGGAAGCCATAGTGCCAACATCTTCTATGCTCAGTCCTGGGCGCTGATGCACTATCTGATACATGGCAAGGGCGGCAACCGAGCAAACGAGATCAATGCTTATTTGAACGCCATCGGAAAGGGAGAGACACCTGAAGCGGCGTTCCGAGCTGCTTTTAAGACGAGCTTCGAGGAAATGGAAAAGGAACTTCGCCGCTATGTCGGTCAAAGTACCTACAAGGGCTTCCAGATCACATTTAAGAACAAACTTGTTTTCGACGACGAGATCAAGACCGAGCCGATGTCGCTTGCCGCGGCCAATGCGTATCTTGGAGACCTTCTGCTCGGTTCGGGCCGAATTGAAGAGGCCGAAGCTCGCCTCGCGGAGTCGCTTGCCGCTGAGACCGACAATATTCTTGCAAACTCCACTATGGGCATGGCGAAGATGCGGCAGCGAAAGTTTGCCGATGCCAAGGGCTTTCTTGAAAAGGCAAGACGAGCCGAAACTGCTGGACACCTTGTCCACTATCGTTATGCGTATGTGCTAAGCCGTGAGGCAATGGACGGGAACGGCTGGGTAGCCAATTATTCGGACGAAGCGGCGCGGACGATCCGCGAGTCGCTCAGGAAGGCGATCGCCGCGAATCCGAACTTCCCCGAAAGCTATTCGCTTCTCGCTTTCATTGCTTTGGTCCGAAATGACGAGATCGATGAAGCGATCGGGCAGATCCGCACCGCACTCCGGCTTTCTCCGGGGAACGAGAACTATATGCTGCACCTCGCCGGGCTCCACGGACGCAAACGCGATTTTGACGAGGCTAAACGACTTGCCGAAGGCGTTTACAAAACAGCTCAGGACCCGAACGTTCGAACCCGTGCAAGAAGCGTTCTGCAAAACGTCAGCGACCTTCAGCGTTATTCCGAAAGGGAGAAAAAGATCGCCGGCGGGCAGGCAGAACCGGATATTGGGGAAAGTGGCCTTCGCCGTCAATCAGTTGTCGTGGTGGGTGCGGATGAGGAACTGACCGAAGAAAAACTCAAGGAACTCGCAGCAGCCGCCGAACTCGAATCGCTCAATCGGATCCTTAGAAAACCGCAAGCCGGTGAAAAGCGAATTCTCGGGCACCTCAATGGTATCGAATGTTCGCGGGACAGCATAACATTTCTGATCGAAGAGGGGAGTGCTACAGTCCGGCTTACAAGCAAGGATTTTCAGGGCCTTGAGCTGACCTCCTATGTAGATGTTCCGGACCTTCAGATCGGGTGCGGTAGCATCAAACAGCCTATTTGGGCCGTTATAACATACGTACCCGAACAGGATCAGAAGAAAAAGACCGCCGGCCGAATAATCGCGATAGATATCGTTCCCGAACGTTTGAAATCGATCGAATAG
- a CDS encoding ferrous iron transport protein A: MEKKVRDTQSFNLSQMPAGSISKVVAVRGGGRIAQRLMEMGVVPGVSVKVIKSAPFGDPIEIRLLGYSLAIRRNEASAIEVEG; encoded by the coding sequence ATGGAAAAGAAAGTGAGAGATACGCAGTCATTTAACCTTTCGCAGATGCCAGCCGGCAGCATCTCGAAAGTGGTAGCAGTACGAGGAGGCGGCCGCATTGCGCAGAGACTTATGGAGATGGGTGTTGTGCCTGGGGTCTCAGTAAAGGTGATCAAGTCCGCACCGTTCGGCGATCCGATCGAGATACGTCTTTTGGGCTACAGTCTGGCGATCCGAAGGAATGAGGCATCGGCGATCGAGGTCGAAGGCTAG
- a CDS encoding DUF3108 domain-containing protein, whose product MTQSRRKTFFSARLLLTMFVALNLMAYSQNGQAEGLFRVGERLTYTVSLEKFPNVAYAEMYVASSGKIGSADVVEIRTRARTLDFASAAFYSLDRSRTVFASPISGLPLYIRHADLSTGLPKESFADFSLTPTPNFDLATLIYAVRRGPGTGSMMLQEGDRTYAVSYQQTGVETLTTDAGTFETSLITVQSEYFTEIGLRDLRINISSDDARIPVLFRSKTEKGQLRMTIASISNDAPVVQATATPVPAATPRPVATPKPSPTPRPYAPNMPLATDLAFVLGETLEFKISTNGIEVGTLVLRAEERNQFEGADSLLITARLANLIGANPAFGNGGEAFARVDPETLASQRIDVKFSGGLASANHTAVFDQGTSTVNFGSATRIEVPVGTHSLLSLVYALRSFNLKPSRDLSNPVNDTRVAVFWIDRTSIFTLRPSLVEVITLAGEKISGQQISVTTGIQSIDQLSPKIWLGTDERRLPLRMTIGTYQLDLVSSKVSPPQ is encoded by the coding sequence ATGACCCAATCAAGACGAAAGACGTTTTTTTCGGCGAGGCTACTGCTCACAATGTTCGTTGCGCTGAACTTGATGGCCTATTCGCAGAATGGGCAAGCTGAGGGCTTATTTCGTGTCGGAGAACGACTCACCTATACGGTCTCACTTGAAAAATTCCCGAATGTCGCGTACGCCGAGATGTATGTCGCATCCTCGGGTAAGATCGGATCGGCCGATGTGGTCGAGATCCGTACTCGAGCTCGAACTCTGGACTTTGCGAGTGCTGCGTTTTATTCGCTTGATCGATCGCGAACGGTATTCGCTTCGCCGATCAGTGGATTGCCGCTTTATATTCGTCACGCCGACCTATCTACCGGGCTTCCTAAAGAATCGTTCGCGGATTTCTCGCTTACCCCTACGCCGAATTTCGACCTCGCTACGTTGATCTATGCTGTTCGTCGCGGTCCTGGAACCGGTTCGATGATGCTGCAGGAAGGCGACCGAACCTATGCGGTTTCTTATCAGCAGACGGGGGTTGAAACGCTCACGACCGATGCAGGAACATTCGAAACGAGCCTTATCACAGTTCAAAGCGAGTATTTTACCGAGATTGGTCTGCGTGATTTGCGAATCAATATTTCGTCCGACGATGCACGTATTCCGGTGCTTTTTCGATCCAAAACCGAAAAGGGACAACTTAGAATGACGATCGCCAGCATAAGCAACGATGCTCCAGTGGTTCAGGCCACAGCCACGCCGGTGCCGGCTGCGACACCGCGTCCGGTCGCAACGCCCAAACCCAGCCCGACGCCTCGTCCTTACGCCCCGAATATGCCGCTTGCCACAGATCTTGCTTTCGTCCTCGGTGAGACGCTTGAGTTTAAGATCTCAACCAACGGCATTGAGGTTGGCACCTTGGTGCTGCGTGCAGAGGAGCGGAATCAGTTCGAAGGCGCGGACAGCCTGCTCATCACAGCAAGATTGGCGAACCTGATAGGGGCGAACCCTGCATTTGGAAACGGAGGCGAGGCATTTGCCCGAGTCGACCCGGAAACACTTGCCTCTCAGCGAATTGATGTAAAGTTTTCAGGTGGATTGGCGTCCGCGAATCATACGGCCGTTTTCGATCAGGGTACCAGCACCGTGAATTTCGGTTCCGCCACACGGATCGAAGTTCCGGTAGGCACACACAGTCTTCTTTCGCTTGTATACGCTTTGCGGTCCTTCAATCTAAAGCCGAGCCGTGACCTTAGTAATCCGGTAAATGACACGCGTGTCGCCGTATTTTGGATCGACCGAACCTCAATATTTACTTTGCGGCCGTCATTGGTCGAAGTAATTACGCTTGCGGGCGAAAAGATCAGCGGGCAACAGATCTCGGTGACCACGGGTATTCAGTCGATCGATCAGCTATCTCCAAAGATATGGCTTGGAACGGACGAACGGCGCTTGCCCCTTCGTATGACCATCGGTACCTATCAGCTCGATCTTGTATCTTCAAAAGTTTCCCCACCACAGTAG